In Paraburkholderia bryophila, a single genomic region encodes these proteins:
- the mprF gene encoding bifunctional lysylphosphatidylglycerol flippase/synthetase MprF, with protein sequence MFHRYNKKFDRLGALLIRASKTLGSRGLLSPVLALVICGLLLVVLQHLSQAVDYRSVMRQLRHLTGSEWCAALGATALSYVALVGRDAVGLRYLGTAVPRVALWVGATAGSALGNATGFGALTGGAVRARVYGVTGVTPAQIGRMTVFTSVSLALALVLMTALGMVGAADTLAPMLHLAPFTLRWIGAALLIALALAAAACRRETRPVRTRWQWLSFDIPARRDLLAQIALAVLDVVAAGLALWALLPHADVSFVSFVTIYAAAMLLGMIGHTPGGVGVFEAAMVFALNGSVQTHQMVAALLAYRAIYFGVPLIVSAALLAGFEGRALKSRLPLRHAAGVSKLAPLFLSLVTFLVGGMLVISSATPAFWQRILILRDVLPLWVLESSQMLCSVLGVLLLFVARGLLRRLDAAWWMTLLLAVLSLGLSLTKGLAFVEAGVLGTLIALLLSTRRRFNRHSSLFAERFTSGWLVSIAMVLMLAVWVMLFAFRDVPYTRDLWWQFAFDERAPRALRATLAASLFAAIFAFWQLLRPAAGRFVKPAPEDLHDAARIVRAQERSDAGLALMGDKSFLFSESREAFLMYAKYGRTWAALHDPVGPREEWAGLISKFVALAHTHGGRAAFYQVRANALPLYLDAGLTLMKLGEEAHVVLDDFDLKGSHRAHLRYALKRGERDGFSVEVIDQANVPASLETLREISDGWLDSRDAREKSFSVAAFTDEYLAAQSVMLVRQNGEPAAFVTFMTTDMNTEATVGVMRHVESASSYAMEYLFTQLALHLKQAGFRSLSLGIAPLSGMQPTPLASRWHRFAGIVWRFGGRFYNFRGLRAFKSKFQPHWEPRYLAASGSVGVFFTLADLSLLAGGRRS encoded by the coding sequence ATGTTCCACCGATATAACAAGAAATTCGACCGGCTCGGCGCGCTGCTGATCCGTGCATCGAAGACGCTCGGCAGTCGGGGCCTGCTCTCGCCCGTGCTCGCGCTCGTCATTTGCGGGCTGCTGCTGGTCGTCTTGCAACATCTGTCGCAAGCGGTCGACTACCGGTCGGTGATGCGTCAGTTGCGTCATCTGACGGGCAGCGAGTGGTGCGCCGCGCTCGGCGCAACCGCGCTCAGCTATGTCGCACTGGTCGGCCGCGACGCGGTCGGCTTGCGCTACCTCGGCACCGCGGTGCCGCGCGTGGCGTTGTGGGTCGGCGCCACCGCAGGTTCCGCACTCGGCAACGCCACCGGTTTCGGCGCGCTGACGGGCGGCGCGGTGCGCGCGCGCGTCTATGGCGTGACGGGTGTCACGCCGGCGCAGATCGGTCGTATGACGGTGTTCACGAGCGTCTCGCTGGCGCTCGCGCTCGTGTTGATGACGGCGCTCGGCATGGTAGGCGCGGCCGACACGCTCGCGCCGATGCTGCATCTCGCGCCGTTCACGCTGCGCTGGATCGGCGCAGCGCTGCTGATCGCGCTCGCACTGGCAGCCGCCGCGTGCCGCCGTGAAACCCGGCCGGTGCGCACGCGCTGGCAGTGGTTGTCGTTCGATATTCCGGCGCGCCGCGATCTGCTCGCGCAAATCGCGTTGGCCGTGCTCGACGTGGTGGCCGCGGGCCTCGCGCTGTGGGCGCTGCTGCCGCATGCGGACGTGAGCTTTGTGAGCTTCGTCACGATTTACGCCGCAGCCATGCTGCTCGGCATGATTGGCCACACGCCCGGCGGCGTCGGCGTGTTCGAAGCGGCCATGGTGTTCGCGCTGAACGGCAGCGTGCAGACGCATCAGATGGTCGCCGCGCTGCTGGCCTATCGTGCGATTTACTTCGGCGTGCCGCTGATCGTGTCGGCGGCCTTGCTCGCGGGCTTCGAAGGCCGCGCGCTAAAAAGCCGTCTGCCGTTGCGGCATGCGGCGGGCGTGTCGAAACTCGCGCCGCTGTTTCTGAGCCTCGTCACGTTTCTGGTCGGCGGCATGCTGGTGATTTCCAGCGCGACGCCGGCGTTCTGGCAACGCATCCTGATTCTGCGCGACGTGCTGCCGCTGTGGGTCCTCGAAAGTTCGCAGATGCTGTGCAGCGTGCTCGGCGTGCTGCTGCTGTTCGTCGCACGCGGATTGCTGCGGCGTCTGGACGCCGCCTGGTGGATGACGCTGCTGCTGGCCGTGCTGAGCCTCGGGCTGTCGCTGACCAAGGGCCTCGCGTTCGTCGAAGCGGGCGTGCTCGGCACGCTGATCGCGTTGCTGCTGTCCACGCGGCGGCGTTTCAACCGCCATTCGTCGCTGTTCGCCGAACGCTTTACGTCGGGCTGGCTGGTGTCGATCGCGATGGTGTTGATGCTGGCCGTGTGGGTCATGCTGTTCGCCTTCCGCGACGTGCCGTACACACGCGATCTCTGGTGGCAATTCGCCTTCGACGAACGCGCGCCGCGCGCGCTGCGCGCGACGCTGGCCGCGAGTCTGTTCGCGGCGATCTTCGCGTTCTGGCAGTTGTTGCGCCCGGCCGCCGGCCGCTTCGTCAAACCGGCGCCGGAAGATCTGCACGACGCGGCGCGCATTGTGCGCGCGCAGGAGCGCAGCGACGCCGGTCTCGCGCTGATGGGCGACAAGAGCTTTCTATTTTCCGAGTCGCGCGAAGCCTTCCTGATGTACGCGAAATACGGCCGTACGTGGGCCGCGCTGCACGATCCCGTGGGACCGCGCGAAGAGTGGGCGGGCCTGATCAGCAAGTTCGTCGCGCTCGCGCATACGCACGGCGGCCGCGCGGCGTTTTATCAGGTGCGCGCCAATGCGTTGCCGCTGTATCTCGACGCCGGCCTCACGCTGATGAAACTCGGCGAGGAAGCCCACGTGGTGCTCGACGATTTCGATCTGAAGGGCTCGCATCGCGCGCATCTTCGCTATGCGTTGAAGCGCGGCGAGCGCGACGGCTTCAGCGTCGAAGTGATCGATCAGGCCAACGTGCCGGCGTCGCTCGAGACACTGCGCGAGATTTCCGACGGTTGGCTCGACAGCCGCGACGCGCGCGAGAAAAGCTTCTCGGTGGCCGCGTTCACCGACGAATACCTCGCCGCGCAATCGGTGATGCTGGTGCGCCAGAACGGCGAGCCGGCCGCCTTCGTGACCTTCATGACGACCGATATGAACACCGAGGCGACGGTCGGCGTGATGCGTCACGTGGAAAGCGCGTCGTCGTATGCGATGGAATATCTGTTCACGCAACTCGCGTTGCATCTGAAGCAGGCGGGTTTCCGCTCGCTGAGTCTGGGCATCGCGCCGCTTTCCGGCATGCAGCCGACGCCGCTCGCGTCGCGCTGGCACCGGTTTGCCGGCATCGTGTGGCGCTTCGGCGGCCGCTTCTATAACTTCCGCGGTCTGCGAGCTTTCAAGAGCAAGTTCCAGCCGCATTGGGAGCCGCGCTATCTCGCGGCGTCGGGTTCGGTGGGCGTGTTCTTCACGCTCGCGGATCTGTCATTGCTGGCAGGAGGCCGGCGTTCATGA
- a CDS encoding virulence factor family protein translates to MTLQSFFRLAVAASLVTGSAFAHAATTTVPGGRFGDVTVTQPTGPLRGFVVLYSQASGWSAADQQSAEALARAGALTVGVDTARYAANLAATKETCHKLVGDAESLSHQLERQSQSARYFAPIAAGTGQGATLAMHVLEQAPSNTIAGAVSVDAEPTLDARFQPCPPDPTVIRDKVPGFVEKATTGTADRARLVALLTPHLQVLPTSDDDVSDLPLIELPAAHPNGLMAIVISGDGGWRDLDKTIALALQKDGVSVVGMDSLRYFWSEKSPAQTSRDLARIMQTYGVRWHAQHIALVGYSFGADVMPFAYNRLPDTLKSKVSLIALLGFAPDADFQIRVGGWLGMPASDKALKVQPELAHVPPSLMQCFYGEDEKDTLCPALGKTGVEVIRTSGDHHFGRDYNALEQRILSSFKKRSGVRD, encoded by the coding sequence ATGACCTTGCAATCGTTTTTCCGGCTCGCCGTTGCGGCGAGCCTCGTAACCGGCAGCGCGTTCGCGCATGCGGCAACCACGACCGTGCCGGGCGGCCGTTTCGGCGACGTGACGGTGACGCAACCCACGGGTCCATTGCGCGGCTTCGTCGTGCTGTATTCGCAGGCGAGCGGCTGGAGCGCGGCGGATCAGCAGAGCGCCGAGGCGCTCGCCAGGGCCGGCGCGTTGACCGTCGGCGTGGATACCGCGCGCTATGCGGCGAATCTGGCCGCGACGAAAGAGACCTGCCACAAGCTGGTGGGCGACGCGGAGTCGCTGAGCCATCAGCTCGAGCGGCAATCGCAATCGGCCCGTTATTTCGCGCCGATCGCTGCCGGTACGGGGCAGGGCGCGACGCTCGCGATGCATGTGCTCGAACAGGCGCCGTCGAATACGATCGCCGGCGCTGTTTCCGTGGATGCCGAACCTACGCTCGACGCACGCTTCCAGCCGTGCCCACCGGACCCCACGGTGATTCGCGACAAGGTGCCGGGCTTCGTCGAAAAAGCGACTACGGGGACGGCCGATCGCGCGCGCCTCGTCGCGCTGCTCACGCCGCATCTGCAAGTGCTGCCGACCAGCGATGACGACGTCTCCGATCTGCCGCTGATCGAGTTGCCGGCGGCGCATCCGAACGGCCTGATGGCGATCGTGATTTCCGGCGACGGCGGCTGGCGCGATCTCGACAAGACCATCGCGCTGGCGTTGCAGAAGGACGGCGTGTCGGTGGTCGGCATGGACAGCCTGCGTTACTTCTGGAGCGAGAAGTCGCCCGCGCAAACCAGCCGCGACCTCGCGCGCATCATGCAAACCTATGGCGTGCGCTGGCACGCGCAGCACATCGCGCTGGTCGGCTATTCGTTCGGTGCGGACGTGATGCCGTTCGCCTATAACCGCTTGCCCGATACGCTGAAGTCGAAGGTGTCGCTGATCGCGTTGCTCGGCTTCGCGCCGGACGCCGATTTCCAGATTCGCGTGGGCGGCTGGCTCGGCATGCCGGCGAGCGACAAGGCGTTGAAGGTGCAGCCGGAGCTGGCTCACGTACCGCCTTCGCTGATGCAATGCTTCTATGGCGAAGACGAGAAGGACACGTTGTGTCCGGCGCTCGGCAAGACCGGCGTCGAGGTGATTCGCACCTCGGGCGATCATCATTTCGGCCGCGACTACAACGCGCTCGAACAACGCATTCTCAGCTCGTTCAAGAAGCGGAGCGGCGTGCGCGATTGA
- the ilvA gene encoding threonine ammonia-lyase, biosynthetic yields the protein MPSHELTQVAEAAESVALRHDYLKKTLTARVYDVARETELEHAPNLSARLRNPVYLKREDNQPVFSFKVRGAYNKMAHIPAEALERGVITASAGNHAQGVALSAARMGVKAIIVVPVTTPQLKVDAVRSHGGPTVEIVQFGESYSDAYGHAVKLQEERGLTFVHPFDDPYVIAGQGTVAMEILSQHQGPIHAIFVPIGGGGLAAGVAAYVKSVRPEIKVIGVQTDDSCAMAVSLKAGERVTLSEVGLFSDGTAVKLVGEETFRLCSEYLDDVLIVNTDALCAAIKDVFQDTRSVLEPAGALSVAGAKQYAEREGIENQTLIAITSGANMNFDRMRFVAERAEVGEAREAVFAVTIPEERGSFRRFCELLGTRSVTEFNYRIADANSAHIFVGVQIRNRSESAQIAGAFEAHGFATVDLTFDELSKQHIRYMVGGRSPLAHSERLFRFEFPERPGALMKFLSSMAPNWNISLFHYRNQGADYSSILVGIQVPESENPTFDQFLATLGYPNWEETQNPVYRLFLA from the coding sequence TTGCCGTCACACGAACTCACCCAGGTGGCCGAAGCCGCTGAAAGCGTCGCGCTTCGTCACGACTATCTGAAGAAAACCCTGACCGCGCGCGTTTATGACGTGGCCCGCGAGACCGAACTCGAACACGCGCCGAATCTGTCGGCGCGTCTGCGCAATCCGGTCTATCTGAAGCGCGAGGACAACCAGCCGGTGTTCTCGTTCAAGGTGCGCGGCGCGTACAACAAGATGGCGCACATTCCAGCCGAAGCGCTGGAGCGTGGGGTGATTACCGCATCGGCGGGTAATCATGCGCAGGGCGTGGCGCTGTCGGCGGCGCGCATGGGCGTGAAGGCGATCATCGTCGTGCCGGTGACCACGCCGCAACTGAAGGTCGATGCAGTGCGCTCGCATGGCGGGCCGACCGTCGAGATCGTGCAGTTCGGCGAGTCGTACAGCGACGCCTATGGCCACGCGGTGAAGTTGCAGGAAGAGCGTGGATTGACCTTCGTGCATCCGTTCGACGATCCGTATGTGATCGCCGGACAGGGCACGGTCGCGATGGAAATTCTCAGCCAGCACCAGGGCCCGATCCACGCGATCTTCGTGCCGATCGGCGGCGGTGGACTTGCGGCGGGTGTCGCGGCGTACGTGAAATCGGTGCGCCCGGAGATCAAGGTGATCGGCGTGCAGACGGACGATTCGTGCGCGATGGCCGTCTCGCTGAAAGCGGGTGAACGCGTTACGTTGAGCGAGGTGGGTCTGTTCTCGGATGGCACCGCAGTGAAGCTGGTAGGTGAAGAAACCTTCCGCCTGTGCAGCGAATATCTCGACGACGTATTGATCGTGAACACCGACGCGCTCTGTGCCGCGATCAAGGACGTGTTCCAGGACACGCGCAGCGTGCTCGAACCTGCTGGCGCGCTCTCTGTGGCCGGTGCGAAACAATACGCCGAGCGCGAAGGCATCGAGAATCAGACGCTGATCGCGATCACGTCCGGTGCGAACATGAACTTCGACCGCATGCGTTTTGTCGCCGAGCGCGCCGAGGTCGGTGAAGCACGCGAAGCGGTATTTGCTGTGACGATCCCCGAAGAGCGTGGCAGCTTCCGACGCTTCTGCGAACTGCTCGGCACGCGCAGCGTCACCGAATTCAACTACCGGATTGCGGATGCGAATTCCGCGCATATCTTCGTGGGTGTGCAGATCCGCAATCGCAGCGAATCGGCGCAGATCGCGGGCGCATTCGAGGCGCACGGCTTCGCGACGGTCGATCTAACCTTCGATGAACTCTCGAAGCAGCACATCCGCTACATGGTCGGCGGCCGCTCGCCACTCGCGCATAGCGAACGTCTGTTCCGTTTCGAGTTTCCCGAACGGCCGGGTGCGCTGATGAAATTCCTGTCGTCGATGGCGCCGAACTGGAATATCAGCCTGTTCCATTACCGCAACCAGGGCGCGGACTACAGCTCGATCCTGGTCGGCATTCAGGTGCCCGAAAGCGAGAACCCCACGTTCGACCAGTTTCTCGCCACGCTCGGTTATCCGAACTGGGAAGAGACCCAAAACCCCGTCTATCGCCTGTTTCTCGCGTAG
- a CDS encoding 4-hydroxybenzoate 3-monooxygenase, with product MRTQVGIIGAGPAGLLLSHLLHLRGIDSVVLESRSREQIESTIRAGVLEQGTMDLLTEAGVGARMQAEGALHHGFELAFEGKRRRIDLTGLTGHSITVYAQHEVIKDLVAARVAADGAPRFGVSNVSIHGIETDSPSIRYHHEGETHDLQCDFVIGCDGSQGVSRAAIPQALRQDFERVYPFGWFGILCEGVPSSEELIYARHERGFALVSTRSPNVQRMYFQCDPKDSVDNWSDDRIWAELHARVDSHDGQQIVDGKIFQKNIVGMRSFVSTTMQHGRLFLAGDAAHIVPPTGAKGMNLAVADVRVLTRALSAFYTENRSDLLDAYSETALKRIWRAEHFSYWMTSMMHRIEGASPFEQQLQVAELEYVTTSRAAATAMAENYVGVAVA from the coding sequence ATGCGCACTCAAGTTGGCATCATCGGCGCCGGGCCCGCAGGCCTGCTGCTTTCCCATCTGCTTCATTTGCGCGGCATCGATTCCGTCGTGCTCGAATCGCGCTCACGCGAACAGATCGAATCCACCATCCGCGCCGGCGTGCTCGAACAGGGCACCATGGACCTGCTGACCGAAGCCGGCGTCGGCGCGCGCATGCAAGCTGAAGGCGCGTTGCATCACGGTTTCGAACTGGCTTTCGAAGGCAAGCGCCGGCGCATCGATCTGACCGGACTCACCGGCCATTCGATCACGGTGTACGCGCAGCACGAAGTCATCAAGGATCTGGTCGCGGCGCGCGTGGCCGCGGACGGCGCGCCGCGCTTCGGCGTGTCGAATGTGTCGATTCACGGCATCGAGACCGACTCGCCGTCGATCCGCTACCACCATGAAGGCGAAACGCACGATCTGCAGTGCGATTTCGTGATCGGCTGCGATGGCTCGCAAGGCGTGTCGCGCGCGGCGATTCCGCAGGCGCTGCGGCAGGACTTCGAGCGCGTCTATCCGTTTGGGTGGTTCGGCATTCTGTGCGAAGGCGTGCCGTCGTCGGAGGAATTGATCTACGCGCGTCACGAGCGGGGCTTCGCGTTGGTTAGCACGCGTTCGCCGAATGTGCAGCGGATGTACTTCCAATGCGATCCCAAGGATTCCGTCGACAACTGGTCCGACGATCGAATCTGGGCCGAGCTGCATGCGCGCGTCGATTCGCACGACGGACAGCAAATCGTCGACGGCAAGATCTTTCAGAAGAACATTGTCGGCATGCGCAGCTTTGTTTCCACGACGATGCAGCACGGCCGCCTTTTTCTCGCCGGCGACGCGGCGCACATCGTGCCGCCCACCGGCGCGAAGGGGATGAATCTCGCCGTTGCCGACGTGCGTGTCTTGACGCGCGCATTGAGCGCGTTCTACACGGAAAATCGGTCGGATCTGCTCGACGCTTACAGCGAAACGGCGCTCAAGCGCATCTGGCGCGCCGAGCATTTCTCGTACTGGATGACGAGCATGATGCACCGCATCGAAGGCGCTTCGCCGTTCGAGCAGCAGTTGCAGGTGGCGGAACTGGAGTATGTGACGACTTCACGCGCGGCAGCGACCGCGATGGCTGAAAATTATGTGGGGGTCGCCGTGGCGTAG